The following coding sequences lie in one Thermomicrobium sp. 4228-Ro genomic window:
- the rplU gene encoding 50S ribosomal protein L21 yields MYAVVRSGSKQYRVRVGDIIEVEKLPVEPGQSVTLEDVLLVEQDGAVTVGTPTVPGARVVARVLDQVKGPKLIVFKMKPKTRYRRKTGHRQRYTRLQVEAIEAGAVS; encoded by the coding sequence GTGTACGCGGTCGTCCGCAGCGGAAGTAAGCAGTACCGAGTGCGCGTCGGCGATATCATCGAAGTCGAGAAGCTCCCAGTCGAGCCGGGGCAGTCAGTGACGCTCGAAGACGTCCTGCTGGTCGAGCAGGACGGCGCGGTGACGGTGGGCACGCCGACCGTGCCGGGAGCGCGCGTGGTGGCGCGGGTGCTCGACCAGGTCAAAGGGCCGAAGCTGATCGTCTTCAAGATGAAGCCGAAGACGCGCTATCGCCGCAAGACGGGGCATCGGCAGCGCTATACCCGCTTGCAGGTGGAGGCGATCGAGGCCGGCGCGGTCTCGTGA
- a CDS encoding Nramp family divalent metal transporter, protein MQTVGDGGAVREAVQLGTGRPPLPLVDLPEPEEVFKVPRIGVKEVITLVIGPSLIALGLSIGSGEWLLGPLAVSQYGFVGIGWVILLSALLQTFYNVEITRYIMATGEVPVLGWARVPPGWWLWVPVALLMVYFANIWGGWAAGAGEGLYVLLTGNLVDQPGERTAARWLAVLLMAVVFLLVLFGRKIARTLELVNWVVVGFILVTLLIVNLVIVPFDTWWEALRGLLTPALPPSGVDATLLGGLAGYTALASGLNWYNMNYYRDHGYGMGARVGFIAGLVGGKQEEVLSSGVTFPHTPENERRWKRWFRLLLLDQWVVFFGGAILGMYLTTLLVYHLVNLPGIEKPTRATMPTFAADVLGREYGGFLYTWALIVGFFILFSTQLGIFESLVRNMSDALYGLSPAFRRAIAGDPRRFYYPFMLVLLAVISFLIFQALPTELILISANMSNLGALVFPFLLMYLNRRLPQPARLRWWSYVILVANTVFFGFFFVNFLWVQIFDQPLVRF, encoded by the coding sequence GTGCAGACGGTCGGTGATGGTGGTGCGGTCCGGGAGGCGGTACAGCTCGGGACCGGGCGTCCACCGCTTCCGCTGGTGGATCTGCCGGAACCAGAAGAGGTGTTCAAAGTCCCCCGCATCGGGGTCAAAGAGGTGATCACGCTGGTGATCGGCCCGAGCCTGATCGCGCTCGGTCTCTCCATCGGCTCGGGCGAATGGTTGCTGGGGCCGCTCGCGGTCTCGCAGTACGGGTTCGTCGGCATCGGCTGGGTGATTCTCCTTTCGGCGCTGCTCCAGACCTTTTACAATGTCGAGATCACGCGCTACATCATGGCGACCGGCGAGGTGCCGGTGCTAGGCTGGGCGCGGGTGCCGCCGGGCTGGTGGCTGTGGGTGCCGGTCGCCTTGCTCATGGTCTACTTCGCGAACATCTGGGGTGGCTGGGCTGCCGGGGCCGGCGAGGGGCTTTACGTCTTGCTGACGGGGAACTTGGTCGACCAGCCGGGTGAACGGACGGCGGCGCGTTGGCTGGCCGTGCTCTTGATGGCCGTGGTGTTCTTGCTGGTGCTGTTCGGTCGCAAGATCGCGCGGACGCTCGAGCTCGTCAACTGGGTGGTGGTCGGGTTCATCCTCGTGACGCTGCTGATCGTGAACCTGGTGATCGTGCCTTTCGATACATGGTGGGAAGCGCTGCGTGGTCTTCTCACACCAGCCCTGCCGCCTTCGGGAGTCGATGCGACACTCCTCGGAGGTCTTGCCGGGTACACCGCACTGGCGTCGGGCCTCAACTGGTACAACATGAACTACTACCGTGACCATGGCTACGGGATGGGTGCGCGCGTCGGCTTCATCGCTGGCCTCGTCGGTGGGAAGCAAGAAGAGGTCTTGTCGAGTGGTGTGACATTCCCGCACACGCCTGAGAACGAGCGACGGTGGAAGCGCTGGTTCCGGCTCCTCCTGCTCGACCAGTGGGTGGTCTTCTTCGGTGGCGCGATTCTCGGTATGTACTTGACGACGCTGCTCGTGTATCACCTGGTCAATCTGCCCGGCATCGAGAAACCGACCCGCGCGACGATGCCCACCTTCGCAGCCGACGTGCTCGGCCGTGAATACGGAGGGTTCCTCTACACCTGGGCGCTCATCGTCGGGTTCTTCATCCTGTTCAGTACCCAGCTGGGTATCTTCGAGTCCTTGGTTCGCAACATGTCGGATGCACTGTATGGATTGAGCCCGGCCTTCCGGCGTGCGATCGCCGGTGACCCGCGTCGCTTCTACTACCCGTTCATGCTGGTGCTTCTCGCGGTGATCAGTTTCCTGATCTTCCAGGCTCTGCCCACGGAACTCATTCTCATCTCGGCGAACATGTCGAATCTCGGCGCGCTCGTCTTCCCGTTCCTGCTGATGTACTTGAACCGACGTCTGCCACAGCCGGCACGACTGCGGTGGTGGTCCTACGTGATCCTGGTGGCGAACACGGTGTTCTTCGGGTTCTTCTTCGTCAACTTCCTGTGGGTGCAGATCTTCGACCAGCCCTTGGTGCGGTTCTGA
- the argF gene encoding ornithine carbamoyltransferase gives MAVPVVRKQFHLLTDDDLSPEQAVALIDFAAQLKAQHRAGEPHHHLLRGKTLAMIFQKPSTRTRVAFEAGMAQLGGHALYLSTNDLQLGRGETIADTARVLSRYVDAIMARVFRHIDVVELATHATVPVINGLSDLAHPTQGLADMLTIKERFGGWSGRVLAYLGCANNMAHSLALSGALVGLSVRIATPPSCRPDPEIVERARTIGARTGATIELLSDPFEAVRDVDIVYTDVWVSMGQNVPEETLRELEAYRVTPALMAVAAPHAIFMHCLPMFRGQEVTAEVADGPQSVIYDQAENRLHLHKALLVELLSDAGPGVLR, from the coding sequence ATGGCTGTCCCGGTTGTCCGCAAGCAGTTCCATCTGCTGACCGACGACGATCTCTCCCCTGAGCAAGCGGTCGCACTGATCGATTTCGCCGCCCAGCTCAAGGCCCAGCACCGTGCCGGCGAACCGCACCATCACCTCTTGCGCGGCAAGACCCTCGCCATGATCTTCCAGAAGCCTTCAACCCGGACACGCGTCGCCTTCGAGGCTGGCATGGCCCAGCTCGGTGGCCACGCGCTCTACCTCTCGACCAACGACCTCCAGCTCGGGCGCGGCGAAACGATCGCCGACACCGCGCGCGTCCTCTCGCGCTATGTCGACGCGATCATGGCGCGTGTTTTCCGCCATATCGACGTCGTCGAATTGGCGACGCACGCGACAGTTCCCGTGATCAATGGTCTCTCCGACCTGGCACACCCCACCCAGGGACTGGCTGACATGTTGACGATCAAAGAGCGGTTCGGCGGTTGGAGCGGCCGCGTGCTCGCCTACCTCGGCTGCGCGAACAACATGGCGCACTCGCTCGCGCTTTCCGGTGCCCTCGTCGGACTCTCGGTCCGGATCGCCACCCCACCGAGCTGTCGCCCCGACCCGGAAATCGTCGAGCGCGCGCGCACGATCGGTGCCCGCACCGGTGCGACGATCGAACTTCTGAGCGACCCGTTCGAAGCCGTTCGGGACGTCGACATCGTCTACACCGATGTCTGGGTCTCGATGGGGCAGAATGTCCCGGAGGAGACGCTCCGGGAACTGGAAGCCTACCGCGTGACACCGGCGCTGATGGCCGTAGCGGCACCGCACGCGATCTTCATGCATTGTCTCCCGATGTTCCGTGGGCAAGAGGTGACGGCTGAGGTCGCCGACGGGCCACAATCAGTGATCTACGACCAGGCCGAGAACCGCTTGCACCTGCACAAAGCGCTCTTGGTCGAGCTTCTCAGCGATGCTGGCCCGGGCGTTCTCCGATGA
- a CDS encoding MFS transporter, translated as MRTTRDLVLPVYLPTILLAFGQGVMVPVLPLFLREQGASYSVTGIAIAAAWVGTLVADVPVGTLLGRVGHRRAFLLGCVVYALATLGVVLAGTLPPLLVLFRFVTGVGIALWGLSRHAYLATVVPVEQRGRAIALFGGINRIGWFLGPALGGWVGTVLGLQWAIVVTALVALVALAVAGAAFEPVGNPTPSHHAPLAAVGDVLRLRWRALASAGTAQLFGQMLRQTRQVAIPLYGADALGLSAAAIGQIISLSALVDMGLFWPAGWIMDRWGRKAAAVPSFLLLGLGMGLVPLTSSYIELLLVGLLIGFANGLGSGTMMTLGADLAPPGRTGEFLGLWRLIGDGGQAVAPLAVGFVADAVGIALTAGLCSVLGVLSAGILVALVPETRHLRHIEQPKVAAATSPSRHR; from the coding sequence GTGCGCACGACGCGCGATCTCGTCCTGCCAGTCTATTTGCCGACCATCCTGCTCGCCTTCGGCCAGGGAGTCATGGTACCGGTGCTCCCGCTCTTCCTGCGCGAGCAGGGAGCGAGCTACTCCGTCACCGGGATCGCCATCGCAGCAGCTTGGGTCGGCACGCTCGTCGCCGACGTGCCGGTGGGCACGCTGCTGGGGCGTGTCGGACACCGGCGTGCCTTTCTCCTCGGTTGTGTCGTCTATGCCCTCGCGACGCTCGGTGTCGTGCTGGCCGGCACGCTCCCCCCGCTGCTCGTCCTCTTCCGTTTCGTCACTGGCGTCGGCATCGCGCTCTGGGGCCTTTCGCGTCACGCCTACCTCGCGACGGTCGTCCCGGTCGAGCAGCGCGGTCGCGCTATCGCCCTCTTCGGCGGCATCAACCGCATCGGTTGGTTCCTCGGACCAGCGCTCGGCGGCTGGGTCGGGACAGTTCTGGGACTCCAGTGGGCTATCGTGGTCACCGCCCTCGTCGCGCTCGTCGCGCTCGCGGTCGCTGGAGCCGCCTTCGAGCCGGTCGGCAATCCGACACCGAGCCATCACGCCCCGCTCGCAGCGGTCGGCGACGTCCTTCGGCTGCGCTGGCGAGCGCTGGCGAGCGCCGGCACCGCGCAACTCTTCGGCCAGATGCTGCGGCAAACCCGTCAGGTAGCGATCCCGCTCTACGGCGCCGATGCACTCGGGTTGAGCGCTGCTGCGATCGGCCAGATCATCAGTCTTTCGGCTTTGGTCGACATGGGACTCTTCTGGCCAGCCGGCTGGATCATGGACCGTTGGGGCCGCAAGGCAGCAGCGGTACCTTCGTTCCTGCTGCTCGGTCTCGGGATGGGGCTCGTCCCGCTGACCTCCAGCTATATCGAACTCCTGCTCGTCGGACTCTTGATCGGTTTCGCGAATGGGCTCGGCTCCGGAACGATGATGACGCTCGGGGCCGACCTCGCGCCGCCTGGTCGCACCGGCGAGTTTCTCGGTCTCTGGCGACTGATCGGCGACGGCGGGCAAGCGGTCGCTCCGCTGGCTGTCGGCTTCGTCGCCGACGCGGTCGGTATCGCGCTCACGGCTGGACTCTGCTCGGTGCTCGGCGTGCTTTCCGCCGGCATACTGGTCGCCCTCGTGCCGGAAACGCGCCACCTCCGCCACATCGAGCAGCCGAAAGTCGCAGCAGCGACTTCGCCATCACGCCATCGCTAG
- a CDS encoding Hsp20/alpha crystallin family protein has protein sequence MMERWSPIAEFERLWNEMDRLMGEAFGRTARPILARAFTLRPAIDLFDNGEALVVKVAVPGAKPEDLEVSIEQNTLTIRGRYGYVLDEETAKHATWYRREIGYGEFSETLTLPVPVDAEAAQAQVEHGILTLTLPKTTEARVKRIPVQQPKALASSVS, from the coding sequence ATGATGGAGCGGTGGAGCCCGATCGCGGAGTTCGAGCGACTCTGGAACGAGATGGATCGCCTGATGGGCGAGGCCTTCGGTCGCACGGCGCGACCGATCTTGGCGCGGGCGTTCACCTTGCGGCCGGCGATCGACCTCTTCGACAACGGTGAAGCGCTCGTGGTCAAGGTGGCCGTGCCGGGTGCGAAGCCGGAGGATCTCGAGGTGAGCATCGAACAGAACACGCTGACGATCCGTGGCCGGTACGGCTACGTGCTCGACGAGGAGACGGCGAAGCACGCGACTTGGTACCGCCGCGAGATCGGGTACGGTGAGTTCAGCGAGACGCTGACGCTGCCGGTCCCGGTCGATGCGGAGGCTGCCCAGGCGCAGGTCGAGCACGGGATCTTGACGCTGACCTTGCCGAAGACCACGGAGGCGCGCGTCAAGCGGATCCCGGTGCAGCAGCCGAAGGCGCTGGCCAGCTCGGTGAGCTGA
- the rodA gene encoding rod shape-determining protein RodA, producing MGLLATSLRGHERQANLRNFDWALLVTALVLCGFGLVAIWSADGAGPIGAGSPVVRQAIAILLGLALMAALSWVDPRYIKALAWAIYSIALAGLVAVDLIGVTIGGARRWIDLGPITIQPSEPAKLAVLIALAAFVADRGPDMRRWVNFVIAGVIVLVPMALVYQQPDLGTAGCFAAIWLAVMLVSPVRRLHLLAVIAASPLVALFAWHFVLHDYMRDRLLISYQPERDYFGEGFNIIQAQIAIGTGGLLGNGLAGSLQSQLGLLRVRHTDFIFAHAMGMVGFVGGVALIAAYLLVLWRTSRVALLVNDLFGRSLATGVTALLFFQAFVNMGMNVGLLPVTGVPLPFISLGGSAIWTQFAALGLVQALLTHRRRTAFGRH from the coding sequence ATGGGTCTCCTCGCCACCTCGCTCCGTGGGCACGAACGGCAGGCCAATCTGCGGAACTTCGACTGGGCGCTCCTCGTGACGGCGCTCGTCCTCTGTGGCTTCGGTCTCGTCGCCATCTGGAGTGCTGATGGCGCTGGTCCGATCGGAGCGGGAAGCCCTGTCGTCCGTCAAGCGATCGCTATCTTGCTCGGTCTCGCACTCATGGCCGCACTGAGCTGGGTCGACCCCCGGTACATCAAGGCCCTCGCCTGGGCGATCTACAGCATCGCGTTGGCCGGCCTCGTCGCGGTCGACCTCATCGGCGTGACGATCGGGGGTGCGCGGCGCTGGATCGATCTCGGCCCCATCACCATCCAGCCCTCGGAACCGGCCAAGCTCGCCGTCCTGATCGCGCTCGCCGCGTTCGTCGCCGATCGGGGGCCCGACATGCGCCGCTGGGTGAATTTCGTCATCGCCGGGGTGATCGTTCTGGTACCGATGGCGCTGGTCTACCAGCAGCCCGATCTAGGTACGGCCGGCTGTTTTGCCGCGATCTGGCTTGCAGTCATGCTCGTCAGCCCCGTTCGTCGATTGCACCTGTTGGCCGTCATCGCTGCCAGTCCACTGGTCGCGTTGTTCGCCTGGCACTTCGTGCTGCATGACTACATGCGCGACCGCTTACTCATCTCCTACCAGCCAGAGCGTGACTACTTCGGCGAAGGATTCAACATCATTCAGGCGCAGATCGCGATCGGAACCGGCGGGCTCCTCGGCAACGGACTCGCCGGAAGCCTGCAGAGTCAACTCGGACTCTTGCGCGTCCGGCACACCGACTTCATCTTCGCGCACGCCATGGGTATGGTCGGCTTCGTCGGTGGCGTCGCGCTGATCGCCGCCTACCTGCTCGTGCTCTGGCGCACCAGCCGAGTCGCACTCCTCGTCAACGACCTCTTCGGCCGGTCACTGGCGACGGGCGTCACAGCGCTGCTGTTCTTCCAAGCGTTCGTCAACATGGGAATGAACGTCGGTCTCCTGCCAGTTACGGGAGTTCCGTTACCCTTCATCAGTCTCGGCGGGAGTGCCATCTGGACGCAGTTCGCCGCGCTGGGCCTCGTCCAGGCCCTGTTGACGCACCGGCGACGCACCGCCTTCGGCCGCCACTGA
- the hemW gene encoding radical SAM family heme chaperone HemW, which produces MLTALSETLPQTSAPQPRDAPWGLYIHIPFCRRICPYCDFNVYARQEPLIPAYLAALTRELELIAARWGRGPLQTIYLGGGTPSLLEPGQIAAVLEAIARTFDVLPGAEVSLEANPETVDRNKLAGYRSAGVNRLSIGVQTLAPHGLKVLGRAHRPEMPERAFRAARDAGFENVNLDLISGWPGQTRADWLHDLSTVLSWEPEHLSLYALTIEPGTPYERGVQRGVLRPLDDDAVAELAELAMDLLAQRGYEHYEVSNWARERSFRSRHNQIYWRNGWYIGAGAGAHGYLGGIRMVNERLPARYIERVRAGDLPVREEEPIDPRTEAIETMILGIRLVTDGISARSFHERHGRDLWELYRAPIEELQDLGLVEWDGEQLRLTRRGILVANEVAVRFLEPLW; this is translated from the coding sequence ATGCTGACGGCTCTATCCGAAACACTGCCCCAGACCTCCGCACCGCAACCACGCGACGCGCCGTGGGGACTGTATATCCACATCCCGTTCTGCCGGCGCATCTGTCCCTACTGCGACTTCAATGTGTACGCGCGCCAGGAGCCGTTGATCCCGGCGTACCTTGCCGCTCTGACGCGCGAGCTGGAGCTGATCGCCGCACGCTGGGGACGTGGGCCCCTGCAGACGATCTACCTCGGCGGGGGCACTCCTTCCCTGCTGGAACCCGGGCAGATCGCCGCCGTGCTCGAGGCGATCGCCCGGACGTTCGACGTCCTCCCCGGAGCGGAAGTCTCTCTGGAAGCCAACCCGGAAACGGTGGACCGGAACAAGCTGGCTGGCTACCGCTCGGCCGGAGTCAACCGGCTGAGTATCGGTGTACAGACACTGGCTCCGCACGGTCTCAAAGTGCTCGGGCGAGCGCACCGGCCCGAGATGCCGGAGCGAGCGTTCCGTGCCGCGCGGGACGCCGGGTTCGAGAACGTCAACCTGGATCTCATCTCTGGCTGGCCTGGCCAGACACGAGCGGACTGGCTGCACGATCTGTCGACGGTTCTCTCCTGGGAGCCGGAGCACCTCTCGCTCTACGCGCTCACGATCGAACCGGGCACACCGTACGAGCGCGGCGTCCAGCGCGGTGTGCTCCGACCGCTCGACGACGATGCGGTGGCCGAGTTGGCCGAACTGGCCATGGATCTGCTCGCCCAGCGTGGGTACGAGCACTATGAGGTCTCCAACTGGGCGCGGGAACGCTCCTTCCGCTCGCGCCACAATCAGATTTACTGGCGGAACGGCTGGTACATCGGCGCCGGAGCCGGTGCGCACGGCTACCTCGGGGGGATCCGCATGGTGAACGAGCGGCTACCGGCCCGGTACATCGAGCGGGTCCGTGCCGGTGACCTCCCGGTTCGGGAGGAAGAACCGATCGATCCGCGAACCGAAGCGATCGAGACCATGATTTTGGGCATCCGCCTCGTGACCGATGGCATTTCGGCTCGCTCCTTCCACGAGCGGCATGGCCGCGACCTCTGGGAACTCTACCGGGCACCGATCGAGGAACTCCAGGACCTAGGCCTGGTCGAATGGGATGGGGAACAGCTCCGCCTGACTCGTCGAGGCATCCTGGTCGCCAACGAGGTCGCAGTCCGCTTCCTCGAGCCGCTGTGGTAG
- a CDS encoding ParA family protein produces the protein MERVIAVANQKGGVGKTTTAVQLAAFLAQRGHRTLLIDLDPQANATSSLGVDRARLAVSLYDALLEPDESEGAVLTDVRPGLDLFPSSGALAGAEVELVSAPEREYRLRTVVERLASRYGVVLIDCPPSLGLLTVNALAAARSVLVPIQCEYLPLEGLAQLVTTLDLVKRRLNPRLDVLGVVLTMFDARTRLAVQVVQEIRRAFGTRTFRTIIPRAVRLAEAPSHGQTIFEYDPTSRAAHAYAELGKELLERLALPVEETPLEASQSIR, from the coding sequence GTGGAACGGGTGATCGCGGTCGCGAACCAAAAGGGTGGAGTCGGCAAGACCACGACCGCTGTGCAGCTCGCGGCTTTTCTCGCCCAACGCGGGCATCGGACGCTCTTGATCGACCTGGATCCCCAGGCCAACGCGACAAGCAGTCTTGGTGTCGACCGTGCACGGCTCGCGGTGAGCCTGTACGACGCGCTCCTCGAGCCCGACGAGAGCGAGGGCGCGGTGCTCACCGACGTACGCCCGGGACTGGACCTTTTCCCCTCATCGGGCGCGTTGGCTGGTGCGGAAGTGGAACTCGTTTCCGCACCCGAGCGCGAGTATCGACTGCGCACGGTCGTGGAGCGCCTGGCGTCTCGCTACGGGGTCGTCCTCATCGACTGTCCTCCCTCGCTGGGACTCCTGACCGTCAACGCGCTCGCTGCCGCGCGCTCCGTCCTGGTTCCGATCCAGTGCGAGTATCTTCCGCTCGAGGGGCTGGCCCAGCTGGTGACGACGCTCGACCTCGTCAAACGACGACTCAACCCACGGCTCGACGTCCTCGGCGTCGTCTTGACGATGTTCGACGCCCGGACGCGGCTGGCTGTCCAGGTCGTGCAGGAGATCCGCCGGGCATTCGGCACACGCACCTTCCGGACGATCATCCCGCGCGCCGTCCGGCTGGCCGAGGCACCGAGCCATGGGCAGACGATCTTCGAATACGACCCGACGTCGCGTGCTGCGCACGCCTATGCGGAACTCGGGAAGGAACTCTTGGAGCGGCTCGCTCTACCGGTCGAAGAAACACCGCTCGAAGCGTCGCAGAGCATACGCTGA
- the guaB gene encoding IMP dehydrogenase has translation MTITSDPIPTTSTEIPTLEEVVAEKLVGIGLTFDDVLLVPAESAVLPKDVDTRTRLTRHIELNIPIVSAAMDTVTEARMAIALAREGGIGIIHRNLSIEEQVAEVDKVKRSESGMIVEPVTLRPTDKVRDALAVMERYHISGVPITDEQGRLVGILTNRDLRFEDDLDQPVANLMTKENLITAPVGTTLDEAREILHKYKIEKLPVVDEHGILKGLITVKDIQKRIQYPNATKDAQGRLRVGAAVGVGPDALERAAALVEEGVDVLVVDTAHGHSRAVIEMVRAIKSRWDVDVVAGNIATGEAARALIEAGADAVKVGVGPGSICTTRVVAGVGVPQITAIMDVARVARAYGVPVIADGGIQYSGDIAKAIAAGADSVMLGSLLAGVDESPGEVILYQGERFKEYRGMGSIGAMKARSYSKDRYFQQDVDSIAKLVPEGIEGRVPYKGPLANVVYQLVGGLRAAMGYCGARTIRELQEKARFIQMTNAGLRESHPHDVIITKEAPNYRLTH, from the coding sequence ATGACCATAACGTCCGATCCGATACCGACCACATCGACCGAGATCCCGACCCTCGAAGAGGTCGTCGCCGAGAAACTCGTCGGCATCGGGCTCACCTTCGACGATGTCCTGCTCGTCCCGGCCGAATCGGCTGTCCTACCGAAGGACGTCGATACGCGGACGCGGCTGACCCGACATATCGAGCTCAACATCCCGATCGTCTCCGCAGCGATGGACACCGTCACCGAAGCGCGCATGGCGATCGCGCTCGCCCGGGAGGGCGGAATCGGGATCATCCACCGCAATTTGTCGATCGAAGAACAGGTCGCGGAAGTCGACAAGGTGAAGCGTTCCGAATCGGGCATGATCGTGGAACCGGTCACCTTGCGCCCGACCGACAAGGTACGCGATGCGCTCGCCGTGATGGAGCGCTACCACATCTCCGGCGTGCCGATCACCGACGAGCAGGGACGACTGGTCGGCATCCTGACCAACCGTGACCTCCGTTTCGAGGACGACCTCGACCAGCCGGTCGCCAACCTGATGACGAAAGAGAACCTGATCACGGCACCGGTCGGGACGACGCTCGACGAGGCACGCGAGATCTTGCACAAGTACAAGATCGAGAAGCTTCCCGTGGTCGACGAGCACGGGATCCTCAAGGGCCTCATCACGGTCAAGGACATTCAGAAGCGAATCCAGTACCCGAACGCGACGAAAGATGCCCAGGGGCGGTTGCGGGTCGGCGCGGCGGTGGGCGTCGGGCCAGACGCGCTGGAGCGGGCCGCCGCGCTGGTCGAGGAGGGCGTGGATGTCCTGGTGGTCGACACCGCGCACGGGCATTCCCGCGCCGTGATCGAGATGGTGCGGGCGATCAAGTCCCGTTGGGACGTCGACGTCGTCGCGGGCAATATCGCGACCGGTGAAGCGGCGCGAGCCCTCATCGAGGCTGGCGCCGATGCCGTGAAAGTCGGTGTCGGCCCCGGCTCGATCTGTACGACGCGGGTCGTCGCAGGCGTTGGGGTACCGCAGATCACGGCGATCATGGACGTCGCGCGCGTCGCGCGTGCCTACGGCGTACCGGTGATCGCCGACGGCGGTATCCAGTACTCCGGCGATATCGCCAAAGCGATCGCTGCCGGTGCCGACTCGGTCATGCTCGGAAGCTTGCTCGCCGGCGTCGACGAAAGTCCGGGCGAAGTCATCCTCTACCAGGGCGAGCGGTTCAAGGAATACCGCGGTATGGGCTCGATCGGCGCCATGAAGGCGCGCTCCTACAGCAAGGATCGCTACTTCCAGCAGGACGTAGACAGCATCGCGAAACTGGTTCCCGAAGGTATCGAGGGCCGCGTCCCTTACAAGGGCCCCCTGGCGAATGTCGTCTACCAGCTCGTCGGTGGACTGCGGGCCGCGATGGGTTACTGCGGTGCCCGCACGATCCGCGAGCTGCAGGAAAAGGCGCGCTTCATCCAGATGACGAACGCCGGGTTGCGCGAATCGCACCCACACGACGTCATCATCACCAAGGAAGCCCCCAACTATCGCCTGACGCACTGA